The following coding sequences lie in one Mucilaginibacter sp. KACC 22773 genomic window:
- a CDS encoding YtxH domain-containing protein: MGIIKTLAIGAAVAYGINYVTKKGPDGKSIVDNLADEAPEWFDRAKKYSELTLQQIAVRAQNFRDNTRY; the protein is encoded by the coding sequence ATGGGCATTATAAAAACACTTGCTATTGGCGCTGCAGTTGCTTATGGCATAAATTACGTTACAAAAAAAGGACCTGACGGAAAATCAATCGTCGATAACCTGGCCGACGAGGCGCCCGAATGGTTTGATCGGGCAAAAAAATATAGCGAGCTTACTTTACAACAAATTGCTGTACGCGCACAAAACTTCAGGGATAATACGCGTTATTAG
- a CDS encoding YdcF family protein codes for MFFILSKVLSFLLLPVLYVFVLLLIAVLSKKPRLKRRCLIWGVALFWIFSAPVFLNLLARAWDIAPAKLQPGKTYSAAIILGGFTSENKHGKGVFNWAADRFIQGVLLQRKGKVKKIVISGGNSNLVPGAFREANFVFQQLRALQIPDSCILIENQARNTLENASLTKTLLIKNKQQGPYLLVTSAFHMRRAMQIFKSQHVDVIPYSCNVIAGDVQWSFFEFMPSAEILNRWSFYIKEIVGFAVNYIIGKG; via the coding sequence ATGTTTTTTATCCTGTCAAAAGTACTATCATTTTTGCTGCTGCCTGTTCTATATGTTTTTGTTTTGTTGCTTATTGCTGTACTATCAAAAAAGCCAAGGTTAAAACGCAGGTGCCTAATTTGGGGTGTTGCATTGTTTTGGATATTTTCGGCCCCGGTATTTTTAAACCTGCTGGCCAGGGCGTGGGATATTGCTCCGGCCAAACTGCAGCCAGGCAAAACATATAGCGCTGCCATAATTTTAGGCGGTTTTACAAGTGAAAACAAACATGGCAAAGGAGTATTTAACTGGGCCGCCGACCGGTTTATACAAGGTGTTTTACTACAGCGGAAAGGTAAGGTAAAAAAAATAGTGATATCGGGTGGCAACAGCAATCTTGTTCCTGGAGCTTTCAGGGAAGCAAATTTTGTATTTCAGCAGCTTCGGGCTCTACAGATTCCCGATAGTTGCATATTGATAGAGAACCAGGCCCGAAACACACTTGAAAATGCATCATTAACCAAAACATTGTTAATCAAAAACAAGCAGCAAGGTCCTTATCTGCTGGTAACTTCGGCCTTTCACATGCGCAGGGCCATGCAAATTTTTAAAAGCCAGCACGTTGATGTAATTCCGTATTCATGCAATGTAATAGCAGGCGATGTACAATGGTCGTTTTTTGAGTTTATGCCCAGCGCCGAAATTTTAAACAGATGGAGCTTTTACATAAAAGAAATTGTTGGCTTTGCAGTTAACTATATAATAGGCAAGGGCTAA
- a CDS encoding response regulator transcription factor, producing MGILLVEDEPNVVSVVKRGLTDYGFEVSVAANGATGLQMALDHDFDLVILDVMLPVMDGIQVCKHIRQQKKMIPIIMLTALDSTENIVSGLDSGADDYMVKPFKIAELAARLRTLLRRGGSETLANNTYTIGNLVLNTESKIAYRSNEVLKLTATEYRLLEYFVKNQKKVLSRIQILENVWDIDFNMGTNVVDVYVNYLRKKLEKNGGPNLIHTVFGMGYLMKEGDTDEDTK from the coding sequence ATGGGGATATTATTAGTTGAGGATGAACCAAATGTGGTATCGGTAGTTAAACGCGGCCTTACCGATTATGGCTTTGAAGTAAGTGTTGCAGCTAATGGCGCAACGGGTTTACAAATGGCGCTTGATCATGACTTTGACCTTGTTATACTTGATGTAATGCTGCCCGTAATGGATGGCATACAGGTTTGTAAACACATCAGACAGCAAAAAAAGATGATACCCATCATTATGCTTACTGCACTTGACTCTACCGAGAACATTGTAAGCGGCCTGGACAGCGGGGCAGATGACTATATGGTAAAACCATTTAAAATTGCTGAGCTTGCTGCCCGCCTGCGCACCCTACTGCGCCGCGGCGGAAGCGAAACGTTAGCAAATAACACTTATACAATAGGCAACCTGGTGCTCAATACCGAATCGAAAATAGCTTACCGCAGCAACGAAGTATTAAAACTCACAGCTACCGAATACCGGCTACTTGAATATTTTGTAAAAAATCAGAAAAAGGTACTATCCCGGATCCAGATCCTGGAAAATGTTTGGGATATTGATTTTAATATGGGTACCAATGTGGTAGATGTTTATGTAAACTATCTGCGTAAAAAGCTGGAGAAAAACGGGGGCCCTAACCTTATCCATACGGTGTTTGGTATGGGTTACCTGATGAAAGAGGGCGATACCGATGAAGATACAAAGTAA
- a CDS encoding bestrophin family protein → MLLKENIPVSYVFGKIKKEVLMVAVYAITVYCIHQYYNFKDVSIPLTVPTILGTIISLLLAFRSNQAYDRWWEARILWGGIVNDCRTFARQILTFVDSSHDGEQKWALKERIIRRQMAWCYSLSCHLRGQNAKDNLEAYLTDDDVKNIKKLDHIPLAINELQGHDLRTLYKLGWINEYQQVTLDNTLTNFMNSMGGCERIKNTVFPVTYSVYIHWLVMFFVLLLPFSLMEFFGIFQVPLVIAISSAFFLIEKMAIHLQDPFENKPTDTPTTTISRTIEKNLKQMMKDELPHDIDALISKQTQKQTQFYIL, encoded by the coding sequence ATGTTATTAAAAGAAAATATACCGGTAAGCTATGTATTTGGCAAAATAAAAAAGGAAGTTTTGATGGTGGCGGTTTACGCAATTACTGTCTATTGTATTCACCAATACTATAACTTCAAAGATGTTTCGATACCACTAACAGTGCCTACCATCCTCGGAACCATTATATCGCTGCTATTGGCCTTTCGGTCAAACCAGGCTTATGACCGGTGGTGGGAGGCCCGCATCCTTTGGGGAGGTATCGTAAATGATTGCCGCACCTTTGCACGCCAAATTTTAACTTTTGTGGATAGCAGTCATGATGGCGAGCAAAAGTGGGCGTTAAAAGAGCGCATCATCCGCAGGCAAATGGCCTGGTGCTATAGCTTAAGCTGCCATCTGCGCGGCCAAAACGCAAAGGATAACCTGGAGGCCTACCTAACCGACGATGATGTAAAAAACATCAAAAAGCTTGACCATATTCCGCTTGCAATAAACGAGCTGCAGGGTCATGACCTGCGCACACTGTATAAACTGGGCTGGATAAATGAGTACCAGCAGGTGACCCTTGATAACACACTCACCAACTTTATGAATTCGATGGGTGGCTGCGAACGTATCAAGAATACCGTTTTCCCGGTTACCTATAGCGTATACATTCACTGGCTGGTCATGTTTTTTGTGTTGCTACTGCCTTTCAGCCTGATGGAGTTTTTCGGAATTTTCCAGGTGCCATTGGTAATAGCCATATCATCGGCCTTTTTCCTGATCGAAAAAATGGCCATCCACCTGCAGGATCCATTTGAAAACAAACCTACAGATACACCAACAACAACCATCAGCCGCACCATCGAAAAAAACCTGAAACAGATGATGAAGGACGAGTTACCTCATGACATCGACGCATTGATCAGTAAACAGACTCAAAAACAAACTCAGTTTTACATACTTTAA
- a CDS encoding sensor histidine kinase: MKIQSKITLLFLLLSGGILILLNASIFYLVYKFNFDDFYKRLEARVNIAAEVQLSPGAKSKATLEVRNKYLEKLDSEKEYFLAVDSNKKVHASAGIAQVFIDDILMTGQAHYRHDNTFYAGSLFKKDNAGYVVIVSASNPAGFQELKDLQKILLYGFLLAMILVYFVGKIFSFYTFQPVRRIINNVKNITANNLHFRLDELTGKDEIAELSLTFNDMLNRLETAFETQNNFVSNASHELRTPLTIISSELELALNKQDLNTHQRGVLNTVYAESEKLGQILNSLLMLAQSGFDGKRQNWESIRMDELLLTASESVKRINPESSIYIDLENLPADETLLYVKGNSNLLRLAINNIISNACKYSNNRPVTVSLLTENNRIIIAIKDQGIGIPQTELQHIFEPFFRASNAHEYEGHGVGLPLTLNIIRLHKGSLGISSEVGVGTEIKVFLPVEPHPALTNSIS; the protein is encoded by the coding sequence ATGAAGATACAAAGTAAAATAACATTACTATTCCTGCTGCTGTCGGGCGGTATACTTATACTGCTTAATGCATCCATTTTTTACCTGGTTTACAAATTCAACTTCGATGATTTTTATAAACGGCTGGAAGCCCGCGTAAATATAGCGGCGGAAGTGCAGCTATCGCCAGGCGCCAAAAGTAAAGCTACCTTAGAGGTACGCAACAAGTACCTGGAGAAGTTGGATTCGGAAAAAGAGTATTTTTTAGCGGTAGATAGTAACAAAAAGGTGCATGCAAGTGCCGGCATTGCCCAGGTTTTTATCGACGATATATTAATGACTGGCCAGGCTCATTACAGGCACGATAATACTTTTTATGCTGGCTCACTGTTCAAAAAAGACAATGCGGGTTATGTTGTTATTGTTTCGGCGTCAAACCCCGCTGGTTTTCAGGAACTAAAAGACCTTCAAAAAATATTGCTGTACGGCTTTTTGCTGGCCATGATATTGGTATATTTTGTAGGCAAAATTTTTTCCTTCTACACCTTTCAGCCGGTGCGGCGAATCATCAACAATGTAAAAAACATTACAGCTAATAACCTGCATTTCCGGCTGGACGAACTGACCGGAAAAGACGAGATAGCCGAACTATCCCTTACATTTAATGATATGCTTAACAGGCTTGAAACGGCCTTTGAAACGCAAAACAATTTTGTAAGCAATGCATCGCACGAGTTGCGCACCCCCCTAACCATCATATCATCTGAGCTTGAACTGGCTTTAAACAAACAAGACCTGAACACGCATCAACGCGGGGTTTTAAACACGGTGTATGCCGAATCGGAAAAACTGGGTCAGATCCTGAACAGCCTGCTTATGCTGGCCCAATCGGGTTTTGACGGCAAAAGACAAAACTGGGAAAGCATACGCATGGATGAACTTCTGTTAACCGCTTCTGAATCGGTTAAACGAATAAACCCCGAGAGCAGTATATATATCGACCTTGAAAACCTACCGGCTGATGAAACCCTGCTTTACGTAAAAGGCAACAGCAATTTGTTGCGGCTGGCCATCAACAATATCATCAGCAACGCTTGCAAATACTCAAACAACCGGCCGGTTACAGTTAGCCTGTTAACCGAAAACAACAGAATTATTATTGCCATTAAAGACCAGGGCATCGGCATTCCCCAAACCGAGCTTCAGCATATATTCGAGCCTTTTTTCCGCGCCTCAAATGCACACGAGTATGAAGGCCATGGCGTTGGCCTGCCCTTAACACTTAACATCATCCGCCTGCACAAAGGCAGCCTGGGCATCAGCTCAGAAGTTGGGGTAGGTACAGAGATTAAGGTGTTTTTGCCAGTTGAGCCTCACCCTGCCCTCACTAACAGTATAAGTTAA